ATCGGTGAGGGCTTTGAGCGGCTTGTCGTCGCCATCGACGACGCTCAAGACCGCCTTGAGCTCGCGGGCCTTGTAGCCCGCGGCGGGCTTGACGTAGGCGCGCACCAGCGCGTCGCGCGTCGCGACGAGGGGAACGCCTGCGGCGACCTTGGCACCGTCCTTCGCGAGGGTCGCCTTGACGCCCTGGAAGAGCGCGACCTCGGTGACCGTGAGGTCTTGCGCGAGGCGTGACGTCACGGACTTCGGCAGCGTGACGCCTTCGGTCGACGCCGGCGGCGTTTCCGTCGGCTGCCCCTCGGGCGCAGGGCCTGCTGTGCCGCTCGGGCCTTGGCCGATGGTGCCGGCCCCGCCGCCAGAGCAGCCGGCCGCGACAAGAACGCTGAACACACCGAAGAGGGTTCGTCGCATCACAGGACCTCGTACGTTCGAGCAGGAACAACCACTCCCGTCACTCGGCGGAATTAGTAACCAGAATTTCGGCGGTTGCCATAGTTGAGCGGTGCAAAGCTGCGTTGCCGTTTCGGCGAGGGCCGTCCGCCCGGAAGCGAAACATCCAGCACCTATGGAATGGAGAAGCAGCGACGCCCCAAATTCGTGGGAATCAGTCGATTAGAGCCACTTCGCCTCGATGGCGAAGCCTCGGGTCCCCACCAATTGAGCCTTCGGGGAGACGCGGAAGACCAAGAGTTTCATGGGCACGACGAGGCAGCGCAGCGCCGTCGACGCTTGCGCCGGGTCGACCTTCACGTTGAGTCCCTCGACCGAACCGTCGTCCGCCACGCGAGCGGCGATGCGGGCCACGCCTCCCGACGGGCCAGGCCGGCCGGCGGACGGCTCGCGCGCACAGGTCTCCAACCGATCGGCGAGCGTCTCGACGGCCGCGGTGATCTCCGCCCGGTCGAGGCCTCGCGACTCGGCCAACGCCACGGTGGCCGAGCGCCGTTGCGCCATGTGCTCATAGCCCTCGGGCGCGCCCTCGACGCCGACCTTGTCGACCTGGCCATCGGGCACCGAGTCGCGCGGCGGCGCGGACGCGCACGCGACGAGCGTCGTCGGGAACGCGAGGACCGCGACGAGCGCGGGGACAGACAGCGCGCGCCGAGCGTCAGTCGCCAAGCACGTGCCGCGCGATGACGAGCCGCTGGATCTGGCTCGTCCCTTCGTAGATCTGGAGCACCTTCGCGTCGCGCATGAGCTTCTCGACGGGGTAGTCCTTCACGTAGCCGTTGCCACCGAAGACCTGCACGGCGTCGACGGCCGTGGCCATCGCGGCGTCGGCGCCGAAGGCCTTGGACAAGCTCGACGTGAGGGGATTGCGCTTGCCCTTGTGGAGGTTCCACGCGGCCTTCCGCGCCAAGAGACGCGTCGCCTCCACGCGAATCGCCATCTCGGCGATCATGGCTTGCACGAGCTGGTGCTGCGCGATGGGCACGCCGAAGGTCTTGCGCTCCTTCGCGTACGCCACGGATTCGTCGAGGCATCGCTGCATGAGGCCCGTCGCGATGGCGCCGATGTCGGGCCGCGTTTGGTTGAACGTCTCCATGGCGAGCTTGAAGCCTTGACCCGGTGGCGCGAGGACGTTTTCTGCCGGTACCTTCACGTCTTCGAGCATCACGACGGCGGTGTCGCTCGCGCGCTGTCCGAGCTTGTCTTCGTGGCGACCGATCTTGAGGCCCGGCGTTTCGCGCGGGACGATGAACGCTCCGATGCCCTTGTGACGAAGCGCCGGGTTTTCCGTGGCGAAGATCACGTAGAAGCTCGCGAGCGACGCGTTCGTGATCCAGCACTTTTGGCCGTTTAGCACGTAGCCGCCGCCCGAATCCTTCGTGGCCAGCGTCTGGAGCCCCGCGACGTCGCTGCCGGCGGCTGGCTCTGTGGTGGCGTAGCTCGCGAAGATCGGCTCGGCGGCGAGGCGGCCCAGGAACCTCTTCTTCTGCTCTTCGTTGCCAGCGAGCAGGATGGGCGTCAGCGCCAGCGTGTTGGCGGTGATGCTCGTCTGGATTCCGGTGCACGCGTACGCGAGCTCTTCGGTGAGCAGGACGTTGTCAATTTCGCTGAGGCCCGCGCCGCCATACTCCGTGGGTAAGGTCGGGTTCACGAAGCCGAGGTTCCACGCCTCTTCGAAGATGTCGCGCGGGAAGCGCGACTCGCGGTCGCAGGCCGCCGCTGCCGGCAGGATGCGTTCGCGAGCGAAGCGCCGCGCCGTCTCGACCAGGGTGCCTTGTTCGTCGGTGAGGTCGAAGTCAATCATGGGGCGTTCTCTCCAGCGTCATTCGCGCGCTCTCGCGCGTCGCTTCTCGTAGTCGAGTCGCGCGTTGCGAAGGCCCAGAATGTAGCCGACGACGATCCCCAGAAGAAGGACGGCGGGAATGAAGATGACGTGTTCGCTCGTCACCGGAAGACCTCAGCGCTGATCGTCGGCCTTCTGCCGAGCGTCCAAGACCTTTTCGAGGGCGTCGAGGCGCTCGTGAAGGCCTCGCTGCTTGCGCCATACGGACAAGAGCCAGCCCATGAGGAGCACCCACAAGACGATGTACGCGGAGACCATGAGGCCCTCGCCGCTGCGCGTCTCGACAGGGGCGGTGACGGGTTTCGGTTCACTGGTTTGGAGCAGCATCATGATTCGGTCCGCGGATCGAGGCCCAGGAGGACGGCGTCTTCTTCGGCCATGGCGAGGCGGCTCGCCGCGAGCTCGACCTTCACGCGCGCCCAGAGGAAAAGCACGGTGAGCATGGTGAAGGCGCCGAGTGACAAAAAGAGCGCGAGCTTCATGTCTGGATGGCTGAGGCCGCCACCTTTGCCGGTGACGACCTCGGGGTGCTGGCCGCTCCACTTTTGCACGCTGTAGTGGATGATCGGCAGGTTGGCGGCGCCGATGACGCCGAGCGCGGCGGCGAACTTTCGCTCACCCTCGCCGTCGCCCGAGAACGCGCGCAAGACGAGGTAGGCGACGTAGATGAGCACCGAGAGGAGCGAGGTCGTCAGCCGCGGATCCCACGTCCAGTAGTAGCCCCAGGCTTTCGCTCCCCATAGGGCGCCGGTCACCAGCACGATGGCCCCAAAGGCCACGGCGAGCTCGGCGCCGGCACGGGCAACCGCGTCGCGCGCCGGCGTTGGCCGGAGCAGGTACCCGACCGAGCCGACGAAGCAGGCCGTCGCACCGAGGTACATGGCGTAGGCGCTCGGCACGTGGAAGTAGAAGATCTTCTGGACGATGCCCATGGTCTTTTCGACCGGCGCGCGGTTGAAAACGACATGGATCGTCTGGGCGAAGAGGCCCGTCGTGGCGACGCAGAGGATCGCGAAGAGCGTGTCGGAGAGGGGGCGCTTGGCCACGAGGAGACGCTAGCCGGCGTGGCTCGCCATGTCACTCTCCGTCAACCTCAGGCTGCTCGGACTCGGGTCGCTCGATTCGCGCCATGGCCTCGTCGAACCAGCGCTCGACGCTTCTGCGGAACGGCCACATGAAGCCGTAGTCGGGCCCCGTGAAGCGCTCCACGATGTGGGCACGGAGCGAGCGCGCGGCCTCGATGCCGTAGACCTCCGTCGTGGCGCGCAAGGTCTCTTCGTAGGCTTCCCACTCGAGGCGAGCGCGACCGTAAGCGAGGCCCAGCGGAGCGATGGGGACGAGGTACACGTAGGCCATGGCGACGTCGCCCATGCGGCGCCGCTGACGAAGGTGCACGCGTTCGTGACGCAGGAGCACGTAGCGATCGTCGTCGGCCATCCGCGGCCACGAGTCCGGCACCCAGAGCGTGCCGAAGAG
The window above is part of the Myxococcales bacterium genome. Proteins encoded here:
- a CDS encoding acyl-CoA dehydrogenase family protein; its protein translation is MIDFDLTDEQGTLVETARRFARERILPAAAACDRESRFPRDIFEEAWNLGFVNPTLPTEYGGAGLSEIDNVLLTEELAYACTGIQTSITANTLALTPILLAGNEEQKKRFLGRLAAEPIFASYATTEPAAGSDVAGLQTLATKDSGGGYVLNGQKCWITNASLASFYVIFATENPALRHKGIGAFIVPRETPGLKIGRHEDKLGQRASDTAVVMLEDVKVPAENVLAPPGQGFKLAMETFNQTRPDIGAIATGLMQRCLDESVAYAKERKTFGVPIAQHQLVQAMIAEMAIRVEATRLLARKAAWNLHKGKRNPLTSSLSKAFGADAAMATAVDAVQVFGGNGYVKDYPVEKLMRDAKVLQIYEGTSQIQRLVIARHVLGD
- the ccsA gene encoding cytochrome c biogenesis protein CcsA — its product is MAKRPLSDTLFAILCVATTGLFAQTIHVVFNRAPVEKTMGIVQKIFYFHVPSAYAMYLGATACFVGSVGYLLRPTPARDAVARAGAELAVAFGAIVLVTGALWGAKAWGYYWTWDPRLTTSLLSVLIYVAYLVLRAFSGDGEGERKFAAALGVIGAANLPIIHYSVQKWSGQHPEVVTGKGGGLSHPDMKLALFLSLGAFTMLTVLFLWARVKVELAASRLAMAEEDAVLLGLDPRTES